The Streptomyces sp. CC0208 genome window below encodes:
- a CDS encoding aldo/keto reductase has product MRYTLFGKTGLRVSELSLGAMVMGEDPAYGSDKETSARLLDAYADAGGNFVDTANNYSGGTSERILGELLGGRREEFVLASKFTCGTRAGDVNSAGNHRKNLVQSVEASLDRLRTDRLDILWVHARDNFTPVEEVMRALDDLVRTGKVLYVGVSDWPAWEIAQAGTLAELRGWTAFAGSQLHYNLLERTPERELLPQARAFGQAVLAWSPLAGGKLTGKYRRGETGRLDTWGGDKPSPQQEQIVTAVMEIAEQGGWSPAQVALAWLLGRPGNVVPIVAATRESQLADNLGSVDVRLDADALARLDEVSAVPLGFPHDFVREPAIVSNIYGDRWQAIDDRRSGYRRTATEVL; this is encoded by the coding sequence GTGCGGTACACACTGTTCGGCAAGACCGGCCTGCGCGTGAGCGAGCTGAGCCTCGGCGCGATGGTCATGGGCGAGGATCCCGCCTACGGCTCCGACAAGGAGACCAGTGCCAGGCTTCTCGACGCCTACGCCGACGCGGGCGGCAACTTCGTCGACACGGCGAACAACTACTCGGGCGGCACCTCGGAGCGCATCCTCGGCGAGCTGCTCGGCGGGCGGCGTGAGGAGTTCGTGCTGGCCAGCAAGTTCACCTGCGGGACCCGTGCGGGGGACGTCAACTCGGCGGGCAACCACCGCAAGAACCTCGTGCAGTCGGTGGAGGCGAGTCTCGACAGGCTGCGCACCGACCGGCTGGACATCCTGTGGGTGCACGCCCGCGACAACTTCACGCCGGTCGAGGAGGTCATGCGGGCGCTCGACGACCTCGTACGCACGGGCAAGGTGCTCTACGTCGGGGTCTCCGACTGGCCCGCCTGGGAGATCGCGCAGGCCGGCACCCTTGCGGAGTTGCGGGGGTGGACCGCCTTCGCGGGTTCACAGTTGCACTACAACCTGCTGGAGCGCACTCCGGAGCGTGAACTGCTCCCCCAGGCACGGGCCTTCGGCCAGGCGGTGCTGGCGTGGTCGCCGCTGGCGGGCGGGAAGCTGACCGGCAAGTACCGGCGGGGTGAGACCGGCCGCCTGGACACCTGGGGCGGCGACAAGCCGAGCCCGCAGCAGGAGCAGATCGTCACGGCCGTCATGGAGATCGCCGAACAGGGTGGCTGGAGCCCGGCCCAGGTGGCGCTGGCGTGGCTGCTCGGCCGGCCCGGCAACGTCGTGCCCATCGTCGCGGCCACCAGGGAGAGCCAGCTCGCCGACAACCTGGGCAGCGTCGACGTCCGTCTCGACGCCGACGCTCTCGCCCGTCTGGACGAGGTGAGCGCGGTGCCGCTCGGCTTCCCGCACGACTTCGTACGGGAGCCGGCCATCGTCAGCAACATCTACGGCGACCGCTGGCAGGCCATCGACGACCGGCGCTCGGGGTACCGGCGCACCGCGACCGAGGTGCTCTAG
- a CDS encoding diacylglycerol kinase family protein, translating to MSVDLNAPAFRRQRWAARTSLATAALAVLLPLAYGGLGGVLLLAAGLAGAAVTAAAVWWTLTRRGPERWLAAGLTVVTPALVLVLFVVTLGWVILLTPVLWSVAVWSGRYALRSAGTRPKRMKEHRARSVRRPFLIMNPRSGGGKVEQFRLREKAEHLGAQVVLLDPEEHQDVTALARAAVAEGADLLGVAGGDGTQALVAAVAAEHDLPFLVVSAGTRNHFAMDLGLDRTDPSACLDALTDGVELRVDLGFVAGRPFVNNASFGAYAAVVQSPAYRDDKIGTTLELLPDLLTRQRGPQLTARIDATTIDGPQAVLVSNNAYRTGDPVGLGRRERLDSGLLGVLGVRVDSAAEAAALLLDPAPQGLAVLSAREVVVDADHPEIEVGVDGEALVLPAPVHCRIAPGALRVRVPRKRPGVPTAQPRLNWRRLRKLAAPAGRG from the coding sequence ATGAGCGTGGACCTGAACGCCCCGGCCTTTCGCAGGCAGAGATGGGCGGCCAGGACGTCCCTGGCGACGGCCGCCCTCGCGGTCCTGCTCCCTCTCGCCTACGGCGGCCTCGGCGGCGTTCTGCTGCTGGCCGCCGGGCTCGCGGGCGCGGCCGTCACGGCGGCGGCGGTGTGGTGGACGCTGACGCGGCGCGGCCCGGAGCGCTGGCTGGCGGCGGGCCTCACGGTCGTCACCCCCGCGCTCGTCCTGGTCCTGTTCGTGGTCACCCTGGGATGGGTGATCCTGCTGACGCCGGTGCTGTGGAGCGTGGCCGTGTGGAGCGGACGGTACGCGCTGCGCAGCGCAGGTACCCGACCGAAGCGGATGAAGGAGCACCGGGCGCGGTCCGTGCGGCGCCCCTTCCTGATCATGAACCCCCGCTCCGGAGGCGGGAAGGTCGAGCAGTTCCGGCTGCGGGAGAAGGCCGAACACCTGGGCGCCCAGGTGGTGTTGCTGGACCCGGAGGAACACCAGGACGTGACCGCGCTGGCACGGGCGGCCGTGGCGGAGGGAGCGGACCTGCTCGGCGTCGCCGGCGGCGACGGCACCCAGGCGCTGGTCGCCGCCGTCGCCGCGGAACACGACCTGCCGTTCCTCGTCGTCTCCGCCGGCACCCGCAACCACTTCGCCATGGACCTCGGCCTCGACCGCACCGACCCCTCGGCCTGCCTCGACGCGCTCACCGACGGGGTCGAACTCCGGGTGGACCTCGGCTTCGTGGCGGGCCGTCCGTTCGTCAACAACGCCTCCTTCGGCGCGTACGCGGCGGTCGTCCAGAGTCCCGCCTACCGCGACGACAAGATCGGCACCACGCTGGAGCTCCTGCCCGATCTGCTCACCCGGCAGCGCGGCCCGCAGCTGACCGCGCGGATCGACGCGACCACCATCGACGGCCCGCAGGCCGTGCTGGTGAGCAACAACGCCTACCGCACCGGTGACCCCGTGGGCCTCGGCCGCCGCGAGCGGCTCGATTCCGGGCTGCTCGGCGTCCTCGGTGTCCGGGTGGACAGTGCGGCCGAGGCGGCGGCGCTGCTCCTCGACCCCGCTCCGCAGGGTCTCGCGGTGCTGTCCGCGCGGGAGGTGGTCGTCGACGCCGACCACCCGGAGATCGAGGTCGGCGTCGACGGCGAGGCCCTGGTGCTGCCCGCCCCGGTCCACTGCCGTATCGCCCCCGGGGCACTTCGCGTCCGCGTCCCGAGGAAACGTCCGGGCGTACCGACGGCACAACCCCGCCTGAACTGGCGCCGGTTGCGCAAGCTGGCGGCGCCGGCCGGACGGGGGTGA
- a CDS encoding VOC family protein — MVHVLSGRVLLRPTDPERSRVFYGDQLGLAVYREFGTGPERGTVYFLGGGFLELSGRSEAPPAADVRLWLQVPDVTAAHEELLAKGVEIVRPPVREPWGLVEMWVADPDGTPIVLVEVPADHPIRYRPGT; from the coding sequence ATGGTGCACGTACTGAGTGGCCGCGTCCTGCTGCGGCCAACGGATCCGGAGCGTTCCCGAGTCTTCTACGGCGACCAGCTGGGCCTCGCCGTATACCGCGAGTTCGGTACGGGCCCGGAGCGGGGCACCGTCTACTTCCTCGGCGGTGGGTTCCTGGAGCTGTCGGGACGCTCCGAGGCGCCGCCGGCCGCGGACGTCCGGCTGTGGCTCCAGGTCCCGGACGTGACCGCGGCGCACGAGGAGCTTCTGGCCAAGGGTGTCGAGATCGTACGGCCGCCGGTCAGGGAACCGTGGGGGCTCGTCGAGATGTGGGTGGCGGACCCGGACGGCACCCCGATCGTGCTGGTGGAGGTGCCGGCGGACCATCCGATCCGGTACCGGCCGGGAACCTGA
- a CDS encoding GNAT family N-acetyltransferase translates to METTAGLTFRDATDADVDTLVALVESAYRGEDSRAGWTTEADILEGQRTDPEGVLAVIKSPDSRLLTVERDGQVVACCQLEHRGTHAYFGMFAVSPSLQGGGLGKVIIAEAERIARETWGVTEMHMTVISVREDLIAWYERRGYRRTGQMTPFPYGDERFGLPQREDLQFELLVKKFA, encoded by the coding sequence ATGGAGACCACCGCCGGCCTCACTTTCCGTGACGCCACCGACGCCGACGTGGACACGCTGGTCGCGCTGGTCGAGTCGGCGTACCGCGGCGAGGACAGCCGGGCCGGGTGGACCACCGAGGCGGACATCCTGGAGGGGCAGCGGACGGACCCGGAGGGTGTGCTGGCGGTCATCAAGTCGCCCGACAGCAGGCTGCTGACCGTGGAGCGGGACGGGCAGGTCGTCGCCTGCTGCCAGCTCGAACACCGGGGCACCCACGCGTACTTCGGGATGTTCGCGGTCAGCCCGAGCCTTCAGGGCGGCGGCCTCGGCAAGGTGATCATCGCGGAGGCGGAGCGCATCGCGCGGGAGACCTGGGGTGTCACCGAGATGCACATGACCGTGATCTCCGTGCGCGAGGACCTCATCGCCTGGTACGAGCGGCGCGGCTACCGCCGTACGGGACAGATGACGCCCTTCCCGTACGGCGACGAGCGCTTCGGACTTCCGCAGCGCGAGGACCTGCAGTTCGAGCTGCTGGTCAAGAAGTTCGCCTGA
- a CDS encoding glycerophosphodiester phosphodiesterase family protein, translating to MNFLTIGHRGVMGTEPENTLRSFVAAQQAGLDVIELDLHLSKDGALVVMHDTDVDRTTDGTGPIAEKTLSELRALDAGRGEHVPVFEEVLDAVRSPLQAEIKDLGAARALAEVLLRRDLVSRVEVSSFHDEAIAEIGRLVPGVRTALIGSRFGPDIVERAVEAGAETVCLNIRRLTLEVVQAARKADLKIIGWVVNTQDQLRLVRALGLDGATTDYPEIKRTGRFTA from the coding sequence TTGAACTTCCTTACCATCGGTCATCGCGGAGTCATGGGTACCGAACCCGAGAACACCCTCCGTTCCTTCGTCGCCGCCCAGCAGGCCGGCCTCGACGTCATCGAACTCGATCTGCATCTGAGCAAGGACGGCGCCCTCGTCGTCATGCACGACACCGACGTGGACCGCACGACCGACGGAACCGGCCCGATCGCCGAGAAGACCCTCAGCGAACTGCGCGCCCTGGACGCGGGCCGCGGGGAACACGTCCCGGTGTTCGAGGAGGTCCTGGACGCCGTGCGATCGCCGCTCCAGGCCGAGATCAAGGACCTCGGGGCGGCCCGCGCGCTGGCGGAGGTCCTGCTCCGGCGGGATCTGGTCTCCCGGGTCGAGGTCTCCTCGTTCCACGACGAGGCGATCGCCGAGATCGGCCGGCTGGTGCCCGGCGTACGGACCGCGCTCATCGGCAGCCGGTTCGGCCCCGACATCGTGGAGCGCGCCGTCGAGGCCGGTGCGGAGACGGTCTGCCTGAACATCCGCCGGCTGACCCTGGAGGTCGTGCAGGCGGCCCGCAAGGCGGACCTGAAGATCATCGGCTGGGTGGTGAACACCCAGGACCAGCTGCGGCTGGTACGGGCCCTGGGGCTGGACGGCGCGACGACCGACTACCCGGAGATCAAGCGCACCGGCCGCTTCACGGCGTGA
- a CDS encoding DUF6421 family protein has protein sequence MTEILVQAASEERIPPMARVVERPAWPVLKDAVERIRPWQSKDGSIDFEAEGAPTREDAETAVRRVVEAVQELSPLLPHDADYHAALVKDLLRWSEGGFEVPDFLDSLLAFQPAANRADGLQHLVVFPMYTQNGNPDRNLEAVVLRMVWPEWLAELERTRYDNPLFCGIKFEDFTAGYDTNSAVLFPETIAVREAPERFSWGGIFCDREAARFRRVTDAAVDILGLELPEDIAAMVHDQKRCEEAFVLWDMVHDRTHSHGDLPFDPFMIKQRQPFWMYGLEELRCDLTAFKEAVKLQADGVPQARDVQYAVLFDRMFRFPVTGERVRNYDGLGGQLLFAYLHQHDVVRWTDNKLFIDWQRASVVTNQLCAEIEDLYRAGIDRPKLVHWFAAYDLVSQYLAPHPGSKWAKGPDALDLSLPPRKLVDDVLPDEFPLSMFYEALSKKLKNVIASTRGITAESAERVAA, from the coding sequence ATGACGGAAATTCTTGTGCAGGCGGCGTCGGAGGAGCGGATTCCTCCCATGGCAAGGGTGGTGGAGCGCCCGGCATGGCCTGTGCTCAAGGATGCCGTGGAGCGGATCCGGCCATGGCAGTCCAAGGACGGGTCGATCGACTTCGAGGCCGAGGGTGCGCCTACCCGCGAGGACGCCGAGACCGCCGTACGGCGTGTCGTCGAGGCCGTGCAGGAGCTGTCACCGCTGCTGCCGCACGACGCCGACTACCACGCCGCGCTCGTCAAGGACCTCCTGCGCTGGTCCGAGGGCGGCTTCGAGGTACCCGACTTCCTCGACTCCCTGCTGGCCTTCCAGCCCGCCGCGAACCGCGCTGACGGCCTCCAGCACCTGGTCGTCTTCCCGATGTACACGCAGAACGGCAACCCCGACCGCAACCTGGAGGCGGTCGTGCTGCGCATGGTCTGGCCCGAGTGGCTGGCCGAGCTGGAGCGCACCCGCTACGACAACCCCCTGTTCTGCGGCATCAAGTTCGAGGACTTCACGGCCGGCTACGACACCAACTCGGCCGTCCTCTTCCCGGAGACCATCGCCGTGCGCGAGGCGCCTGAACGTTTCTCCTGGGGCGGCATCTTCTGCGACCGCGAGGCCGCCCGCTTCCGCCGGGTCACCGACGCGGCCGTCGACATCCTGGGCCTGGAGCTGCCCGAGGACATCGCCGCGATGGTCCACGACCAGAAGCGCTGCGAGGAGGCCTTCGTCCTGTGGGACATGGTCCACGACCGCACCCACAGCCACGGCGACCTGCCCTTCGACCCGTTCATGATCAAGCAGCGCCAGCCGTTCTGGATGTACGGCCTCGAGGAGCTCCGCTGCGACCTCACCGCCTTCAAGGAGGCCGTGAAACTGCAGGCCGACGGCGTCCCGCAGGCCCGTGACGTGCAGTACGCGGTCCTCTTCGACCGCATGTTCCGTTTCCCGGTCACCGGCGAGCGCGTGCGCAACTACGACGGCCTCGGCGGCCAGCTCCTCTTCGCCTACCTGCACCAGCACGACGTCGTCCGCTGGACCGACAACAAGCTGTTCATCGACTGGCAGCGCGCCTCCGTGGTCACCAACCAGCTGTGCGCCGAGATCGAGGACCTGTACCGAGCGGGCATCGACCGCCCGAAGCTCGTCCACTGGTTCGCCGCGTACGACCTGGTGTCGCAGTACCTCGCCCCGCACCCGGGCTCCAAGTGGGCCAAGGGTCCCGACGCCCTGGACCTGTCGCTGCCGCCCCGGAAACTCGTCGATGACGTGCTTCCGGACGAGTTTCCGCTGAGCATGTTCTATGAGGCCCTCTCCAAGAAGCTCAAGAACGTGATCGCCTCCACGCGGGGCATCACGGCGGAGAGTGCCGAGCGGGTCGCCGCGTGA
- a CDS encoding SDR family oxidoreductase: protein MVGNGALSGAVIAVAGAGGPAGRATLLRLAEAGATVVGADNDPERLAEAVDAASYASGGATVTGEPVDLLDLESTRDWAAHIEKDFGRVDGLVHLVGGWRGSETFIKSSLDDWDFLELLLIRTVQHTSLAFFEGLQRSERGRYLLISAAGATKPTAGNASYAAAKAAAEAWTLALADAFRKAGGADGPTSAAAILVVKALVHEAMRAERPNAKFAGFTDVKDLAEAIAGVWDKPAAEVNGNRLWLTEKP from the coding sequence ATGGTGGGGAACGGAGCTCTCAGCGGTGCGGTGATCGCGGTGGCGGGCGCGGGCGGTCCCGCGGGCCGCGCGACACTGCTGCGACTCGCCGAGGCGGGCGCGACCGTCGTCGGCGCGGACAACGACCCGGAGCGGCTCGCGGAGGCCGTCGACGCGGCGAGCTACGCCTCGGGCGGCGCCACCGTGACCGGTGAGCCGGTCGACCTGCTCGACCTGGAGTCCACCCGCGACTGGGCCGCGCACATCGAGAAGGACTTCGGCCGGGTCGACGGCCTGGTCCACCTCGTCGGCGGCTGGCGCGGCAGCGAGACCTTCATCAAGTCGAGCCTGGACGACTGGGACTTCCTGGAGCTGCTGCTCATCCGTACCGTGCAGCACACCTCCCTGGCCTTCTTCGAGGGCCTGCAGCGCAGCGAGCGCGGCCGCTATCTCCTGATCAGCGCCGCCGGCGCGACGAAGCCCACGGCGGGCAACGCCTCGTACGCCGCCGCCAAGGCCGCCGCCGAGGCCTGGACGCTCGCTCTCGCCGACGCCTTCCGCAAGGCCGGGGGCGCCGACGGGCCGACCTCCGCGGCTGCGATCCTGGTGGTGAAGGCACTGGTGCACGAGGCCATGCGCGCCGAGCGGCCCAACGCGAAGTTCGCGGGCTTCACGGACGTCAAGGATCTGGCCGAGGCGATCGCCGGTGTCTGGGACAAGCCCGCCGCCGAAGTGAACGGAAACCGTCTGTGGCTCACCGAGAAGCCGTGA
- a CDS encoding low specificity L-threonine aldolase: protein MNPTAFTQARRHHDPDVRGFASDNYAGAHPEVLAALALANGGHQVAYGEDDYTENLQRIVRSHFGATAEAFPVFNGTGANVVALQAVTDRWGAVICAESAHINVDEGGAPERMGGLKLLTVPTPDGKLTPELIDKQAWGWEDEHRAMPQVVSITQSTELGTLYTPDEIRAICDHAHAHGMKVHLDGSRIANAAASLDVPMRTFTNAVGVDILSLGGTKNGALFGEAVVVINQDAVSHMKHLRKLSMQLASKMRFVSVQLEALLAKDLWLRNARHANEMAQRLAEGVRAVHGVEILYPVQANGVFAKLPHDVSERLQKRFRFYFWDEAAGVVRWMCAFDTTEDDVDAFVAALKEEMAR, encoded by the coding sequence GTGAACCCGACCGCCTTTACGCAGGCTCGACGCCATCACGACCCGGACGTCCGCGGCTTCGCCAGCGACAACTACGCCGGGGCCCACCCGGAGGTGCTCGCCGCCCTGGCCCTCGCCAACGGCGGGCACCAGGTCGCGTACGGCGAGGACGACTACACCGAGAACCTCCAGCGGATCGTCCGCAGCCACTTCGGTGCCACGGCCGAGGCGTTCCCGGTCTTCAACGGCACCGGCGCCAACGTCGTCGCGCTCCAGGCGGTCACCGACCGCTGGGGCGCGGTGATCTGCGCCGAGAGCGCGCACATCAACGTGGACGAGGGCGGCGCCCCCGAGCGCATGGGCGGCCTCAAGCTGCTCACCGTGCCCACCCCGGACGGCAAGCTCACGCCCGAGCTGATCGACAAGCAGGCCTGGGGCTGGGAGGACGAGCACCGGGCGATGCCGCAGGTCGTCTCGATCACCCAGTCCACCGAGCTCGGCACCCTCTACACGCCCGACGAGATCCGCGCGATCTGCGACCACGCCCACGCGCACGGCATGAAGGTCCATCTGGACGGCTCCCGCATAGCCAACGCGGCCGCCTCCCTGGACGTCCCCATGCGCACGTTCACCAACGCGGTGGGCGTCGACATCCTCTCTCTGGGCGGGACCAAGAACGGCGCCCTGTTCGGCGAGGCGGTCGTCGTGATCAACCAGGACGCGGTCTCCCACATGAAGCACCTGCGCAAGCTGTCCATGCAGCTCGCCTCCAAGATGCGTTTCGTGTCGGTGCAGTTGGAGGCCCTGCTCGCCAAGGACCTGTGGTTGCGCAACGCCCGTCACGCCAACGAGATGGCCCAGCGCCTGGCCGAGGGCGTCCGTGCCGTCCACGGCGTCGAGATCCTCTACCCGGTCCAGGCCAACGGCGTCTTCGCCAAGCTCCCGCACGACGTGAGCGAGCGCCTCCAGAAGCGCTTCCGCTTCTACTTCTGGGACGAGGCCGCGGGCGTCGTCCGCTGGATGTGCGCCTTCGACACCACCGAGGACGACGTGGACGCGTTCGTGGCGGCGCTGAAGGAGGAGATGGCGCGCTAG
- a CDS encoding transglutaminase domain-containing protein, whose amino-acid sequence MELIQNTPDLSAYLAADEVIDHDHPIVREVAAHLAEEAVDSYAYARLAFEFVRDTIPHSQDSGDLRVTWRASDVLEQGTGICYAKAHALAALLRAEDIPTALCYQKFDVVHGLVAVRFNGAWHRQDPRGNKPGVDAQFSLDGERLAFTPEPGSNEMDYPVLYAEPHSAVLSVLKAAPDRPYLWKTLPTALRGTR is encoded by the coding sequence ATGGAGCTGATCCAGAACACCCCCGACCTTTCCGCGTACTTGGCCGCCGACGAGGTCATCGACCATGACCACCCGATCGTCCGGGAGGTGGCCGCACATCTCGCCGAAGAGGCGGTCGACTCGTATGCCTATGCGCGGCTGGCCTTCGAGTTCGTCCGCGACACGATCCCGCACTCCCAGGACTCCGGCGACCTCCGCGTCACCTGGCGGGCCTCCGACGTCCTGGAGCAGGGCACCGGTATCTGTTACGCCAAGGCCCACGCGCTGGCCGCCCTGCTGCGCGCCGAGGACATCCCCACCGCGCTCTGCTACCAGAAGTTCGACGTGGTGCACGGCCTGGTCGCCGTCCGGTTCAACGGCGCGTGGCACCGCCAGGACCCTCGGGGCAACAAGCCGGGTGTGGACGCCCAGTTCTCCCTCGACGGCGAGCGGCTGGCCTTCACGCCCGAACCGGGGTCCAATGAGATGGACTATCCGGTCCTGTACGCCGAACCGCACTCGGCCGTTCTGAGCGTCCTCAAGGCCGCCCCCGACCGGCCGTACCTCTGGAAGACGCTCCCCACCGCACTCCGAGGCACTCGATGA
- a CDS encoding lysophospholipid acyltransferase family protein, with translation MAEFVYRPVVGFAQALFKAWDLKIDCKGSENIPRSGGAVLVSNHISYLDFVFNGLAALPQKRLVRFMAKESVFRHKVSGPLMRGMKHIPVDRTQGETAYAHALESLRSGEIVGVFPEATISQSFTLKSFKSGAARMAQEAGVPLIPMAVWGTQRLWTKGHPRNFKRSHIPITMRVGEAVAAPRDKYAGAITRQLRERVNELLEAAQRAYPVRPKGPDDTWWMPAHLGGTAPTPEQVREAEAR, from the coding sequence ATGGCCGAGTTTGTCTACCGTCCCGTCGTCGGATTCGCCCAGGCCCTGTTCAAGGCCTGGGATCTCAAGATCGACTGCAAGGGTTCGGAGAACATCCCGCGCTCGGGCGGCGCCGTGCTGGTGAGCAACCACATCAGCTATCTGGACTTCGTCTTCAACGGCCTGGCCGCGCTCCCGCAGAAGCGTCTCGTGCGTTTCATGGCGAAGGAGTCCGTCTTCCGCCACAAGGTCTCGGGCCCGCTGATGCGCGGGATGAAGCACATCCCGGTCGACCGCACACAGGGCGAGACGGCGTACGCGCACGCTCTGGAGTCGCTGCGCTCGGGCGAGATCGTCGGGGTCTTCCCGGAGGCGACGATCTCGCAGTCCTTCACGCTGAAGAGCTTCAAGTCGGGTGCGGCGCGGATGGCACAGGAGGCCGGCGTGCCCCTGATCCCGATGGCCGTCTGGGGCACCCAGCGGCTGTGGACCAAGGGGCACCCCCGCAACTTCAAGCGCAGCCACATCCCGATCACCATGCGGGTCGGCGAGGCGGTCGCGGCGCCCCGCGACAAGTACGCGGGGGCGATCACCCGGCAGCTGCGCGAGCGGGTCAACGAGTTGCTGGAAGCCGCCCAGCGCGCCTACCCCGTGCGCCCCAAGGGGCCGGACGACACCTGGTGGATGCCGGCGCATCTCGGGGGTACGGCACCTACTCCGGAGCAGGTGCGCGAGGCAGAGGCGCGGTAG
- a CDS encoding DUF4395 domain-containing protein — MDIDARGPRFGAAVTTVVLAAVLITGSVWLLAWQTLAFALGAAGGVGRSPYGLLFRRAVRPRIGPPTEFEAPEPPRFAQAVGLVFAALGLVGYGIGPEWLGLAATGAALAAAFLNATFGYCLGCEMYLLVRRVAVRAE; from the coding sequence ATGGACATCGATGCAAGGGGGCCGCGTTTCGGCGCGGCCGTGACGACCGTCGTGCTGGCGGCCGTTCTGATCACGGGCAGCGTCTGGTTGCTGGCCTGGCAGACGCTGGCGTTCGCGCTGGGCGCGGCGGGCGGGGTGGGCCGCTCACCGTACGGCCTGCTGTTCCGCAGGGCCGTACGGCCGCGGATCGGGCCGCCGACCGAGTTCGAGGCGCCGGAGCCGCCACGGTTCGCGCAGGCCGTGGGCCTGGTTTTCGCGGCCCTCGGGCTCGTGGGATACGGGATCGGACCGGAGTGGCTCGGGCTCGCCGCCACCGGCGCGGCGCTCGCGGCAGCGTTCCTCAACGCCACCTTCGGGTACTGCCTGGGATGCGAGATGTACCTGCTCGTGCGGCGGGTGGCGGTACGCGCGGAGTAA
- a CDS encoding thioredoxin family protein, translated as MTGLVVCVAVLAAASAYGVLQRRRSGRVRVRERDDGKRLGAAELGEDLGERATLVQFSSAFCAPCRATRRVLGEVAGLVPGVAHVEIDAEKNLDLVRALDILKTPTVLVLDADGRVVRRATGQPRKADVIAAIGEAV; from the coding sequence ATGACCGGACTGGTGGTGTGCGTGGCGGTGCTCGCGGCGGCGAGCGCATACGGAGTGCTGCAACGGCGGCGGAGCGGGAGAGTGCGGGTGCGCGAGCGCGATGACGGCAAGAGGCTCGGGGCGGCCGAGTTGGGCGAGGACCTCGGTGAGCGCGCCACTCTCGTCCAGTTCTCCAGTGCCTTCTGCGCGCCCTGCCGGGCGACCCGGCGGGTGCTCGGCGAGGTCGCCGGCCTGGTCCCGGGCGTGGCCCATGTCGAGATCGACGCGGAGAAGAACCTCGACCTGGTCCGTGCGCTCGACATCCTCAAGACGCCGACCGTGCTGGTCCTCGACGCCGACGGCAGGGTCGTGCGGCGGGCCACCGGCCAGCCGCGCAAGGCGGACGTCATCGCGGCGATCGGGGAGGCGGTTTGA
- a CDS encoding flavin reductase family protein produces the protein MTATSDLGSPQLASPDLLRSVFRRHAAGVAVITAHGDAGPVGFTATSLASVSAEPPMLSFGIGTGASSWPAISRADHVGVHILGEHQEELAATFARSGADRFGAPTAWREGPEGVPVLDGVLAWLVCRVHARVPAGDHRIVLAEVRFGDPAGVGRPLLYHQGRFNGLRD, from the coding sequence ATGACGGCCACGTCCGACCTCGGCAGCCCCCAGCTCGCCTCCCCCGACCTCCTGCGCTCCGTCTTCCGGCGGCACGCGGCGGGAGTCGCGGTGATCACCGCGCACGGTGACGCCGGCCCCGTCGGCTTCACCGCCACCTCGCTCGCCTCGGTCTCCGCCGAACCTCCCATGCTGTCCTTCGGGATCGGGACCGGCGCCTCCAGCTGGCCCGCGATATCCCGGGCCGACCACGTCGGCGTACACATACTCGGCGAGCACCAGGAGGAGCTGGCGGCCACCTTCGCCCGCAGCGGCGCCGACCGTTTCGGCGCGCCCACCGCATGGCGCGAGGGGCCCGAAGGCGTCCCCGTCCTCGACGGCGTGCTGGCCTGGCTGGTGTGCCGGGTCCACGCGCGCGTGCCCGCCGGTGATCACCGCATCGTGCTGGCCGAGGTGCGGTTCGGAGACCCGGCCGGCGTCGGCAGGCCGCTGCTCTACCACCAGGGCCGGTTCAACGGCCTGCGCGACTGA